A window from Mycobacterium botniense encodes these proteins:
- the glmS gene encoding glutamine--fructose-6-phosphate transaminase (isomerizing), translated as MCGIVGYVGHRPACEVVMDALRRMEYRGYDSAGIALVDGCGKLTVCRRAGRLAHLETAIAETVAANLAGSTGIGHTRWATHGRPTDRNAHPHRDAAGKIAVVHNGIIENFVILRRELEAAGVEFASDTDTEVAVHLVAQAYRHGETAGDFVGSVLAVLRRLEGHFTLVFANADEPGTVVAARRSTPLVLGIGDGEMFVGSDVAAFIPHTRDAVELGQDQAVVITADGYRITDFDGNDDAANARRFHIDWDLAAAEKGGYEFFMLKEIAEQPAAVADTLLGHFVDGRIVLDEQRLSEQELREIDKVFVVACGTAYHSGLLAKYAIEHWTRLPVEAELASEFRYRDPVLDRSTLVVAISQSGETADTLEAVRHAKEQKAKVLAICNTNGSQIPRECDAVLYTRAGPEIGVASTKTFLAQVAANYLLGLALAQARGTKYPDEVEREYRELESMPEQVARVLTQMEPVAALGQRFAQSSAVLFLGRHVGYPVALEGALKLKELAYMHAEGFAAGELKHGPIALIEEGLPVIVVMPSPKNSATLHAKLLSNIREIQTRGAITIVIAEEGDDTVRPYADHLIEIPAVSTLYQPLLSTIPLQVFAASVARARGYDVDKPRNLAKSVTVE; from the coding sequence ATGTGCGGCATCGTCGGCTACGTCGGGCACCGCCCGGCCTGCGAGGTCGTCATGGACGCGTTGCGCCGGATGGAGTATCGCGGCTACGACTCGGCGGGTATCGCGTTGGTCGACGGTTGCGGCAAACTCACCGTGTGCCGCCGCGCCGGCCGGCTGGCCCACCTGGAGACAGCCATCGCCGAGACGGTTGCCGCCAATCTGGCGGGAAGTACCGGAATCGGCCACACCCGCTGGGCCACCCATGGACGTCCCACCGACCGCAACGCGCATCCGCACCGGGACGCGGCCGGCAAGATCGCCGTCGTCCACAACGGCATCATCGAGAACTTCGTGATCCTGCGCCGGGAACTCGAGGCCGCCGGCGTGGAATTTGCCAGCGACACCGACACCGAGGTGGCGGTGCACCTGGTGGCGCAGGCGTATCGACACGGCGAAACCGCCGGAGACTTCGTTGGCTCGGTGCTGGCCGTGCTGCGCCGCCTGGAAGGACATTTCACCCTGGTGTTCGCCAACGCTGACGAGCCGGGCACCGTTGTCGCTGCGCGCCGTTCGACACCGTTGGTGCTCGGCATCGGCGATGGGGAGATGTTCGTCGGATCTGACGTGGCCGCGTTCATCCCCCACACCCGCGACGCCGTCGAACTGGGCCAGGATCAGGCCGTGGTGATCACCGCTGACGGGTATCGGATCACCGATTTCGACGGCAACGACGATGCCGCGAATGCTCGCCGTTTCCATATCGACTGGGACCTGGCTGCCGCCGAGAAGGGCGGCTATGAGTTCTTCATGCTCAAGGAGATCGCCGAACAGCCTGCCGCGGTGGCCGATACCTTGCTGGGCCATTTTGTCGACGGCCGGATCGTCCTCGACGAGCAGCGCCTGTCGGAGCAGGAACTGCGCGAGATCGACAAGGTGTTCGTGGTGGCCTGCGGCACCGCGTATCACTCTGGGCTGCTGGCGAAGTACGCAATCGAACACTGGACCCGGCTGCCGGTGGAGGCGGAGCTCGCGAGCGAATTCCGCTACCGCGATCCCGTGCTGGACCGCAGCACCTTGGTGGTGGCCATCTCGCAGTCCGGTGAAACCGCTGACACCCTGGAGGCGGTGCGACATGCCAAAGAGCAAAAAGCCAAGGTGTTGGCGATCTGCAACACCAACGGTTCGCAGATTCCCCGCGAATGTGACGCGGTGCTCTACACCCGCGCCGGGCCCGAGATCGGGGTGGCGTCGACGAAAACGTTTTTGGCCCAAGTCGCTGCGAATTACCTTCTCGGGCTGGCTTTGGCGCAGGCCCGCGGCACCAAATACCCTGACGAGGTCGAGCGCGAATATCGCGAGCTGGAGTCGATGCCCGAGCAGGTGGCCCGAGTGCTCACCCAGATGGAGCCCGTGGCCGCGTTGGGCCAGCGGTTCGCCCAGTCTTCGGCCGTGCTGTTTTTAGGCCGTCACGTCGGCTATCCGGTGGCGCTGGAAGGCGCGCTGAAACTCAAGGAACTGGCCTACATGCATGCCGAGGGCTTTGCCGCCGGCGAGCTGAAACACGGACCGATCGCGCTGATCGAAGAGGGTCTGCCGGTCATCGTTGTGATGCCGTCGCCGAAAAACTCCGCCACGCTGCACGCCAAGCTGCTGTCCAATATCCGCGAGATCCAGACCCGCGGAGCGATCACGATCGTGATCGCCGAGGAGGGCGACGACACGGTCCGCCCCTACGCCGATCACCTGATCGAGATCCCTGCGGTGTCGACGCTGTACCAGCCGCTGCTGTCGACCATCCCGCTGCAGGTGTTCGCCGCGTCGGTGGCGCGGGCCCGCGGCTACGATGTCGACAAGCCGCGTAACCTCGCCAAGTCGGTCACCGTCGAATAG